The window ATTCTTCACATGCAGCAGATGCTAGGGCTTGCTCTTGGATGTCCATCTGATGAACTTGGCTTAAAACACCATGTTTCTAAAGTAAACTTCATCTAATAATGCTTAGGGAATAGAAATATTCCCTAAACTAACTCTTCATTCACATCAGGTTCTCACACTGTGGAGATATCAATACCACCCCACAAAGAGATTGTCCTTAAAAATCCAAAAGCAAACTCTAAAACCTCTGGGTTTTTACCTAATTAGGAGAGCTTGGATAGACAAACTCATAGCTCATAGATATATAGACTGGAGAATAGAGTGATGTTAGTTTATTGATTTTCTAAATTTTTGTTATATCATCTTTAGGAGAAAAACCTAAGTTTATATCCTACTCCTTTTATATTTATGATAAGTGTTTTGGAAGTTTTAGCTCTAAGTCTTCGTACAAAAGTTCTAAGCCTCTCATCGCTTACAATTTCACCCCATACACTTTTCTTTATAGTTCCATCATCTATGATTTTGTTTTCATTCTCTACTAAGAGCTTTAAGAATTTATTTTCGTTTTTTGATAGCGAGACATATCTTGAATCTTTGTAGAGTGCGTGAGTGGTTTTGTTGTAGCTAAAACCATCACAAAGCTCTACTGTTTTGCTTCCTAACTCATTAGCTATTGAGCTTATATACTCTAATATCTCATCTGGC of the Sulfurimonas hongkongensis genome contains:
- a CDS encoding response regulator transcription factor yields the protein MKKKSLKSLRVLFVEDEENIARLLKEAIGDSFYSFNIAKDGRDGLEMFEKISPDIVITDINMPNMSGLEMANELKKINPNIPIIILSAFSEREKLFGAIDAGVAKYFLKPYEPDEILEYISSIANELGSKTVELCDGFSYNKTTHALYKDSRYVSLSKNENKFLKLLVENENKIIDDGTIKKSVWGEIVSDERLRTFVRRLRAKTSKTLIINIKGVGYKLRFFS